One genomic region from Actinocatenispora thailandica encodes:
- a CDS encoding SDR family oxidoreductase, whose amino-acid sequence MRVRGAVALVTGASSGIGWATALRLAELGARLILTGRDTERLAMLATMTGGTPLAADLSEPSAVTQLARAALDAAGRVDLLVNNAGEGHAGRFTAMSADQVARLLAVNLSAPIELTRVLLPGMVSRGTGHVAFVTSIAGRTGVAGEAVYSAAKAGVDAFAESLRFELAGSGCGSGCWCRAWSGPRSSIAAGLPTCGIARGRCRRRGSRTPWSAAS is encoded by the coding sequence ATGCGGGTGCGTGGCGCGGTCGCGCTGGTGACCGGTGCGTCCTCGGGGATCGGCTGGGCCACCGCGCTGCGGTTGGCCGAGCTGGGCGCCCGGCTGATCCTGACCGGCCGGGACACCGAGCGGCTGGCGATGCTCGCCACCATGACCGGCGGTACCCCGCTCGCGGCGGACCTGTCCGAGCCGTCGGCGGTGACCCAGCTGGCCCGTGCCGCGCTGGACGCGGCGGGCCGGGTCGACCTGCTCGTCAACAACGCCGGTGAGGGGCATGCCGGGCGGTTCACCGCGATGAGCGCCGACCAGGTGGCCCGGTTGCTGGCGGTGAACCTGTCGGCGCCGATCGAGCTGACCCGGGTGCTGCTGCCGGGGATGGTCTCGCGCGGCACCGGGCACGTGGCGTTCGTCACGTCGATCGCTGGCCGTACCGGCGTGGCGGGTGAGGCCGTCTACTCGGCCGCGAAGGCCGGTGTGGACGCGTTCGCCGAGTCGCTGCGGTTCGAGCTGGCCGGTTCGGGGTGCGGGTCGGGGTGCTGGTGCCGGGCGTGGTCCGGACCGCGTTCTTCGATCGCCGCGGGGTTGCCTACCTGCGGCATCGCCCGCGGCCGTTGCCGGCGGCGCGGGTCGCGGACACCCTGGTCCGCGGCATCGTGA
- a CDS encoding DUF397 domain-containing protein produces the protein MTSHGGEWFKSSRSADNQQCVEVRFAGAVGVRDSKDRNGPALDVDASAWRAFVAAVRAGQYD, from the coding sequence ATGACATCCCACGGTGGCGAGTGGTTCAAGTCGAGTCGTAGTGCGGACAACCAGCAGTGTGTGGAAGTGCGGTTCGCCGGGGCGGTGGGGGTGCGAGACTCCAAGGATCGCAATGGGCCGGCGCTGGACGTCGACGCCTCGGCGTGGCGCGCGTTCGTCGCGGCGGTGCGGGCCGGCCAGTACGACTGA
- a CDS encoding radical SAM protein — translation MAEVGVSLGATRAEQMPRGELLEDAMQRFGQLPPEAILKEDLLRTGMAFDDSALTDNEDGEVKPKSYFIFSFDHRELPELGSAALRRPPEEIVLTGGPFGLRRTVVSVRVNPASPYRVAAGDDGLLRLHVDGRAIADVGLPPMPEYYRHALGNGKQVMEVAPTIQWGYLIYLTVFRVCQYFGAKEECQYCDINHNWRQHKKAGRPYTGVKPVDEVLEALAIIDEYDTAKLSTAYTLTGGSVTKTVEGLAEADFYGRYAKAIEERFPGRWIGKVVAQALPKADVQRFFDYGIRIYHPNYEVWDKRLFELYCPGKERYVGREEWHRRILDAADVFGARNVIPNFVAGVEMAAPHGFTDVDAAIESTAEGLEYFMSRGITPRFTTWCPEPTTPLGRANPQGAPLEYHLKLLTAYRETMERNKLSAPPGYGPPGAGNAVFSVSSFMDTLPPEPTAGS, via the coding sequence ATGGCTGAGGTCGGGGTGAGTCTCGGCGCGACGCGCGCGGAGCAGATGCCGCGGGGCGAACTGCTGGAAGACGCGATGCAGCGGTTCGGCCAGCTGCCGCCGGAGGCGATCCTCAAGGAAGACCTGCTGCGCACCGGAATGGCGTTCGACGACTCGGCGCTGACCGACAACGAGGACGGCGAGGTCAAGCCGAAGTCCTACTTCATCTTCTCGTTCGACCACCGGGAGCTGCCGGAGCTGGGCAGTGCCGCGCTGCGTCGGCCGCCGGAGGAGATCGTGCTGACCGGCGGGCCGTTCGGGTTGCGCCGCACCGTGGTGTCGGTGCGGGTGAACCCCGCCTCGCCGTACCGGGTGGCGGCCGGCGACGACGGGCTGCTGCGGCTGCACGTGGACGGCCGGGCCATCGCGGACGTCGGGCTGCCGCCGATGCCGGAGTACTACCGGCACGCGCTCGGCAACGGCAAGCAGGTGATGGAGGTGGCGCCGACGATCCAGTGGGGCTACCTGATCTACCTGACGGTCTTCCGGGTCTGCCAGTACTTCGGCGCCAAGGAGGAGTGCCAGTACTGCGACATCAACCACAACTGGCGCCAGCACAAGAAGGCCGGCCGGCCGTACACCGGGGTCAAGCCGGTGGACGAGGTGCTGGAGGCGCTCGCGATCATCGACGAGTACGACACGGCGAAGCTGTCCACCGCGTACACCCTGACCGGCGGCAGCGTCACGAAGACGGTGGAGGGGCTGGCCGAGGCCGACTTCTACGGGCGGTACGCGAAGGCCATCGAGGAGCGGTTCCCGGGCCGGTGGATCGGCAAGGTGGTCGCGCAGGCGCTGCCGAAGGCCGACGTGCAGCGGTTCTTCGACTACGGCATCCGCATCTACCACCCCAACTACGAGGTGTGGGACAAGCGGCTGTTCGAGCTGTACTGCCCGGGCAAGGAGCGCTACGTCGGTCGCGAGGAGTGGCACCGCCGCATCCTGGACGCGGCCGACGTGTTCGGCGCCCGCAACGTGATCCCGAACTTCGTGGCCGGTGTCGAGATGGCCGCGCCGCACGGTTTCACCGACGTGGACGCGGCGATCGAGTCGACCGCCGAGGGCCTGGAATACTTCATGTCCCGCGGGATCACGCCGCGGTTCACCACCTGGTGCCCGGAACCGACCACGCCGCTGGGCAGGGCGAACCCGCAGGGCGCGCCGCTGGAGTACCACCTGAAGCTGCTCACCGCCTACCGGGAGACGATGGAGCGCAACAAGCTCAGCGCGCCGCCCGGGTACGGTCCGCCCGGCGCCGGCAACGCGGTCTTCTCGGTCAGCTCGTTCATGGACACGCTGCCGCCGGAGCCGACCGCGGGCTCCTGA
- a CDS encoding FAD-dependent monooxygenase: MTNADVVVVGGGPVGLMVAGELLVRGVSVTVLERLAEPSETIKAGSISGRTVELLERAGLGAGLAELERRLVAALPVRSGVRPGLRGHFAGIFKLGFAPDELPAAMELLRLRPRGLVAAGEAGVASIGRPMMIMPQLELERLLGHWVDGLGGTVRRGVEVTAVVDDGGGVTVESSDGDTLRARYLVGCDGGRSTVRRLAGFAFPGTAPTMTGHQAIVELAGAADLPGGWTRTDTGLLVNGPFPGRVLTVEFDGPPADRDAPVTAAEVQASLRRVSGVPVTVTAMRTATRFTDNARLADGYRRGRVLLAGDAAHVHSPFGGQGLNLGLGDAANLGWKLAAVLAGDAGESLLDSYTAERHPVAARVLANTRAQLALLRPDPQSGALRALFAELMDLEQVNWHLTSMLGGLDVRYATGGHPLLGRFCPDPGLVTADGPVPLAELTLDGRGLLLEMAGDPAVVAAAAGHADRVRVISARASNVGAVTGLLVRPDGHVAWVADRTAPADLDALSTALTTWFGPAR, from the coding sequence ATGACGAACGCAGACGTGGTGGTGGTCGGTGGCGGCCCGGTCGGCCTGATGGTGGCCGGTGAGCTGCTGGTACGGGGCGTGTCGGTGACGGTGCTGGAGCGGCTGGCGGAGCCGAGCGAGACGATCAAGGCGGGCTCGATCAGCGGCCGTACGGTCGAGCTGCTGGAACGGGCCGGCCTGGGAGCCGGGCTGGCCGAGCTCGAGCGGCGACTCGTGGCGGCGCTGCCGGTACGAAGCGGCGTGCGGCCGGGGCTTCGGGGCCACTTCGCGGGCATCTTCAAGCTCGGGTTCGCGCCCGACGAACTGCCGGCGGCGATGGAACTGCTGCGGCTGCGACCGCGGGGCCTGGTGGCGGCCGGCGAGGCGGGTGTCGCCTCGATCGGCCGACCGATGATGATCATGCCGCAGCTGGAGCTGGAACGGCTGCTCGGTCACTGGGTCGACGGCCTGGGCGGGACGGTCCGGCGCGGCGTCGAGGTCACCGCGGTGGTGGACGACGGCGGCGGGGTGACCGTCGAGTCGTCCGACGGCGACACCCTGCGGGCGCGGTACCTGGTGGGCTGCGACGGCGGTCGCAGCACGGTGCGGCGACTCGCCGGCTTCGCGTTCCCCGGTACGGCGCCCACCATGACCGGGCACCAGGCCATCGTCGAGTTGGCCGGGGCGGCGGACCTACCCGGTGGCTGGACCCGCACCGACACCGGCCTGCTGGTGAACGGCCCGTTCCCCGGCCGGGTCCTCACGGTGGAGTTCGACGGGCCGCCGGCGGACCGGGACGCGCCGGTCACCGCCGCCGAGGTGCAGGCGAGCCTGCGCCGGGTCAGCGGTGTCCCGGTCACCGTCACGGCGATGCGCACGGCGACCCGGTTCACCGACAACGCCCGGCTGGCCGACGGGTACCGGCGGGGCCGGGTGCTGCTCGCCGGGGACGCGGCGCACGTGCACTCGCCGTTCGGCGGGCAGGGGCTGAACCTGGGGCTGGGCGACGCGGCGAACCTCGGCTGGAAGCTCGCCGCGGTGCTGGCCGGCGACGCCGGCGAGTCGCTGCTGGACAGCTACACCGCGGAGCGGCACCCGGTGGCGGCGCGGGTGCTCGCCAACACCCGGGCTCAGCTGGCGCTGTTGCGGCCGGATCCGCAGTCCGGGGCGCTGCGCGCGTTGTTCGCCGAGCTGATGGATCTGGAGCAGGTCAACTGGCACCTGACGTCGATGCTCGGCGGGCTGGACGTGCGGTACGCGACCGGTGGGCATCCGCTGCTCGGCCGGTTCTGCCCGGACCCGGGGCTGGTGACCGCGGACGGTCCGGTACCGCTGGCGGAGTTGACCCTCGACGGTCGCGGGCTGCTGCTGGAGATGGCCGGCGACCCGGCGGTGGTCGCGGCGGCGGCCGGGCACGCCGACCGGGTCCGGGTGATCTCCGCGCGCGCCAGCAACGTCGGTGCCGTCACCGGCCTGCTGGTCCGTCCGGACGGCCACGTCGCGTGGGTCGCCGACCGGACGGCACCGGCCGATCTGGACGCGCTGTCGACCGCGTTGACGACCTGGTTCGGCCCGGCCCGCTGA
- a CDS encoding class I SAM-dependent methyltransferase — MPLSYGEEVYWSNFYMRATFDEGSTFFEAINAREDTPNTIIDIGCGQGRDSYAFGKAGRNVLGMDRSKVGVKHAAAKAEEFGIGDRVKFTACDVSDEPALRKNLTEALAAADGPVLFYMRFFLHSLPEETQHTLMSVLSECARTGDMFAAEFRTDKDEALEKTYGKHFRRYQNGPAFGQALKDKYGFELLHEQEGRGLSVYKDEDPELYRVVAVHR, encoded by the coding sequence ATGCCGCTGTCGTACGGCGAAGAGGTCTACTGGTCGAACTTCTACATGCGGGCGACCTTCGACGAGGGCTCGACGTTCTTCGAGGCGATCAACGCCCGCGAGGACACCCCGAACACGATCATCGACATCGGCTGCGGCCAGGGCCGCGACTCGTACGCGTTCGGCAAGGCCGGCCGCAACGTGCTCGGCATGGACCGGTCGAAGGTCGGCGTCAAGCACGCCGCCGCCAAGGCCGAGGAGTTCGGCATCGGTGACCGGGTCAAGTTCACCGCCTGCGACGTGTCCGACGAGCCGGCGCTGCGCAAGAACCTGACCGAGGCGCTGGCCGCCGCGGACGGGCCGGTGCTGTTCTACATGCGCTTCTTCCTGCACTCGCTGCCGGAGGAGACGCAGCACACGCTGATGAGTGTGCTCAGCGAGTGCGCCCGTACCGGGGACATGTTCGCCGCCGAGTTCCGGACCGACAAGGACGAGGCGCTGGAGAAGACCTACGGCAAGCACTTCCGCCGCTACCAGAACGGGCCGGCGTTCGGTCAGGCGCTGAAGGACAAGTACGGCTTCGAGCTGCTGCACGAGCAGGAGGGCCGCGGGCTGTCGGTGTACAAGGACGAGGACCCGGAGCTGTACCGGGTGGTCGCCGTCCACCGCTGA
- the glgC gene encoding glucose-1-phosphate adenylyltransferase: MAREARVLGIVLAGGEGKRLMPLTADRAKPAVPFGGQYRLIDFVLSNLVNAGYLKLCVLTQYKSHSLDRHISQTWRMSSMLGQYITPVPAQQRLGPRWYTGSADAIFQSLNLVYDEGPDYIIVFGADHVYRMDPRQMVEAHIASGAAATVAGIRVPRDDARAFGVIETADDGKTITRFLEKPAQPPGIPGDDTHAYASMGNYVFTADALIDALRTDSEDPASAHDMGGNIIPMLVDKGDAAVYDFAANDVPGATERDRGYWRDVGTIDAYYAAHLDLVSLHPVFNLYNSDWPIRGHVPPLPPAKFVLGGRAYESLVSAGCIVTGTVARSVLSPDVMVEDGAWVEDSVLSDGVRIGRGAVVQHAILDKNVVVPPGAHLGTDLSRDREFHTVTDSGIVVLGKGEPVHQRR, from the coding sequence ATGGCGCGCGAGGCACGGGTGTTGGGCATCGTTCTCGCCGGCGGCGAGGGCAAACGGCTGATGCCGCTGACCGCCGATCGGGCGAAGCCCGCGGTGCCGTTCGGCGGGCAGTACCGGCTGATCGACTTCGTGCTGTCCAACCTGGTCAACGCCGGCTACCTCAAGCTGTGCGTGCTCACCCAGTACAAGTCGCACTCGCTGGACCGGCACATCTCGCAGACCTGGCGGATGAGTTCGATGCTCGGGCAGTACATCACGCCCGTGCCGGCGCAGCAGCGGCTCGGCCCCCGGTGGTACACCGGCTCCGCGGACGCGATCTTCCAGTCGCTCAACCTGGTGTACGACGAGGGGCCCGACTACATCATCGTGTTCGGCGCCGATCACGTGTACCGGATGGATCCGCGCCAGATGGTCGAGGCGCACATCGCCTCCGGCGCCGCCGCGACCGTGGCCGGAATCCGGGTACCGCGGGACGACGCGCGGGCGTTCGGCGTCATCGAGACCGCCGACGACGGCAAGACCATCACCCGGTTCCTGGAGAAGCCGGCGCAGCCGCCGGGCATCCCCGGCGACGACACCCACGCGTACGCCTCGATGGGCAACTACGTGTTCACCGCGGACGCGCTGATCGACGCGCTGCGCACCGACTCGGAGGACCCGGCGTCCGCGCACGACATGGGCGGCAACATCATCCCGATGCTGGTCGACAAGGGCGACGCCGCCGTCTACGACTTCGCCGCGAACGACGTGCCCGGCGCCACCGAACGCGACCGCGGCTACTGGCGCGACGTCGGCACCATCGACGCGTACTACGCCGCCCACCTCGACCTGGTCTCGCTGCACCCGGTCTTCAACCTGTACAACAGCGACTGGCCGATCCGTGGCCACGTGCCGCCGCTGCCGCCGGCGAAGTTCGTGCTCGGCGGCCGGGCGTACGAGTCGCTGGTCTCCGCCGGCTGCATCGTCACCGGTACGGTCGCCCGCTCGGTGCTGTCACCCGACGTGATGGTCGAGGACGGCGCCTGGGTGGAGGACTCGGTGCTCTCCGACGGGGTCCGGATCGGCCGCGGCGCGGTGGTCCAGCACGCCATCCTGGACAAGAACGTGGTCGTCCCGCCCGGCGCCCACCTCGGTACCGACCTGAGCCGCGACCGCGAGTTCCACACCGTCACCGACTCCGGCATCGTCGTGCTCGGCAAGGGCGAACCGGTCCACCAGCGGCGCTGA
- a CDS encoding LLM class F420-dependent oxidoreductase translates to MKLGLHYWTYSEPQDPRSIAPTLERSAWLADQAGFSSFTVMDHYFQMEHRAQATEPMLEGYTALGYVAGHTSRATLGLMVTGVMYRYPGLLAKIVTTLDVLSEGRARLGIGASWYEREQRALGVPVVPVAERFERLEETVQICRQMWSDDDGPYQGKHYQLAETICSPRPITRPHPPILIGGGGEQKTLRLVAKYGDACNLFASSPDDIAHKLDVLRTHCANEGTDYDRIAKTALATVDPLDDPDAFVAAAEQYATLGISELEVMPNPGQNPVEFTEKVAQRILPRLSAIG, encoded by the coding sequence ATGAAACTCGGTTTGCACTACTGGACATACTCCGAACCGCAGGATCCCCGGTCGATCGCGCCGACGCTGGAGCGCTCCGCCTGGCTCGCCGATCAGGCCGGCTTCAGCAGCTTCACGGTGATGGACCACTACTTCCAGATGGAGCATCGGGCGCAGGCCACCGAACCGATGCTGGAGGGCTACACCGCCCTCGGCTACGTGGCGGGCCACACCAGCCGGGCCACCCTCGGGCTGATGGTGACCGGCGTGATGTACCGCTACCCCGGCCTGCTCGCCAAGATCGTCACCACCCTGGACGTGCTGTCCGAGGGCCGGGCGCGGCTGGGCATCGGCGCCTCCTGGTACGAGCGGGAGCAGCGCGCGCTCGGGGTGCCGGTGGTGCCGGTCGCGGAGCGGTTCGAGCGGCTGGAGGAGACGGTCCAGATCTGCCGGCAGATGTGGAGCGACGACGACGGGCCCTACCAGGGCAAGCACTACCAGCTGGCGGAGACGATCTGCTCGCCGCGGCCGATCACCCGGCCGCATCCGCCGATCCTGATCGGTGGCGGCGGCGAGCAGAAGACGCTGCGGCTGGTCGCGAAGTACGGCGACGCCTGCAACCTGTTCGCCAGCAGCCCGGACGACATCGCGCACAAGCTCGACGTGCTGCGCACGCACTGCGCCAACGAGGGCACCGACTACGACCGGATCGCGAAGACCGCACTGGCCACGGTCGATCCGCTGGACGACCCGGACGCGTTCGTCGCGGCGGCCGAGCAGTACGCCACGCTCGGCATCAGCGAGCTGGAGGTCATGCCCAACCCCGGCCAGAACCCGGTGGAGTTCACCGAGAAGGTCGCCCAGCGGATCCTGCCCCGGCTGTCCGCCATCGGCTGA
- a CDS encoding VOC family protein codes for MGLHIGMVTIDCAEPRALARFWSAALDVAAVFESDEFVLLGAGGDGEPELGLQQVPEPRAGKNRVHVDLRTDDVPAEVDRLVAIGASKIAEHTMPGVHWTVLADPAGNEFCVGSHDA; via the coding sequence ATGGGGCTGCACATCGGAATGGTGACCATCGACTGCGCCGAGCCGCGCGCGCTCGCCCGGTTCTGGTCGGCCGCTCTGGACGTGGCCGCGGTGTTCGAGTCCGACGAGTTCGTGCTGCTCGGTGCCGGCGGCGACGGCGAACCCGAGCTGGGGCTGCAGCAGGTGCCCGAACCCAGGGCCGGGAAGAACCGGGTGCACGTGGACCTGCGCACCGACGACGTACCGGCCGAGGTCGACCGGTTGGTCGCGATCGGCGCCAGCAAGATCGCCGAGCACACCATGCCGGGCGTGCACTGGACCGTCCTCGCAGACCCGGCCGGCAACGAGTTCTGCGTCGGCTCGCACGACGCCTGA
- a CDS encoding helix-turn-helix domain-containing protein produces the protein MTATSPVIKAWELGIRLREYRQQAGLTATETAKNIGVTQGHVSAVEAGRPKLTADRLAQLCTLYDIGSDERVELESLRLGANEKAWWHEYGGIFSAELQKFFGLEAGAECVRSYHSELIYGLFQTEEYTRALIAGGTPHVRLTEVERRVQARMARRNRLAGTDPLQISCLLAESTLRQNIGGRDVMAAQLDHLVMLSSQPNIQLRVLPFSLGVHPSIGAPYQVLSFESPRLHDIVWQEILTSTAIVDSRDDVADYVLTYHMTERLALSEDESITFIQDIRKEV, from the coding sequence GTGACGGCGACTTCACCGGTCATCAAGGCCTGGGAACTCGGCATCCGCCTCCGGGAGTACCGACAGCAGGCTGGCCTGACCGCGACCGAGACCGCCAAGAACATCGGCGTCACGCAGGGCCATGTCTCCGCGGTCGAAGCGGGCCGCCCCAAGTTGACCGCCGACCGCCTCGCCCAACTCTGCACGCTCTACGACATCGGTTCCGACGAACGTGTCGAGCTGGAATCACTCCGCCTGGGCGCGAACGAGAAAGCCTGGTGGCACGAATACGGAGGGATCTTCAGCGCCGAGCTGCAAAAGTTCTTCGGCCTCGAAGCCGGCGCCGAATGTGTGCGTAGCTACCACAGCGAACTGATCTATGGCCTCTTCCAGACCGAGGAGTACACCCGGGCGCTCATCGCCGGCGGCACGCCGCACGTGCGTTTGACCGAGGTGGAGCGAAGGGTTCAAGCACGGATGGCCCGGCGCAATCGATTGGCCGGGACTGATCCTCTCCAGATCTCGTGCCTCCTTGCCGAGAGCACCCTCCGGCAGAACATCGGCGGCAGGGATGTCATGGCAGCACAGCTGGATCACCTCGTCATGCTCTCCAGCCAGCCCAACATCCAGCTGCGCGTGCTTCCGTTCTCGCTTGGAGTGCACCCTTCGATCGGCGCTCCTTACCAGGTTCTGTCTTTCGAGTCACCACGCCTACATGACATCGTGTGGCAGGAGATTCTCACCTCAACCGCGATCGTGGACAGCCGAGACGATGTCGCCGACTATGTCCTCACCTACCACATGACGGAGCGCCTTGCCTTGAGCGAGGACGAATCGATTACCTTCATCCAAGACATTCGCAAGGAGGTGTGA
- a CDS encoding bifunctional metallophosphatase/5'-nucleotidase: MPILELLHFNDVHARFDGLARLAGRVREIRAAAPYPVLALDGGDIEDSGVELSALTRGVAAWRLLRAAGVDAAVVGNGGLLRYGPGVLAEYAAAFGAPPLLGDVALDGAALPGTVAARLVPAGDLTVGIIGITDWFTAYADFGLTELPRITEVCRHAAELREQGADVVVVLSHAGIDNDRALAQKLIGRVDLIVGGHSHTLLPDGEHRGNAIPIVQAGNFAEHLGRVRLSVQEGTVSVVRTTVEPVPADAPRDPEVLAELAACERDLADWLAEPVGMLRDAAELTEGGESAMVLLLTEAVRSVFPVDVAVLYPVHCAAGIAAGAVTRGDVWRATSSPGNAAVATLTGAQLREMLRRGAAPEQAARRPRAFRGRAFGYLHAVGLTVTGDRILVGAEPLDDARSYRVAGSDVELSPYGGLVDLVPADLTLDTSRIMPELLTDHLVARS, from the coding sequence ATGCCGATTCTGGAGCTGCTGCATTTCAACGACGTTCATGCCCGGTTCGACGGGTTGGCGCGGCTGGCCGGCCGGGTGCGCGAGATCCGCGCCGCGGCACCGTATCCGGTGCTGGCGCTGGACGGTGGTGACATCGAGGACAGCGGGGTGGAGCTGTCCGCGCTGACCCGGGGCGTGGCGGCCTGGCGGTTGTTGCGGGCTGCGGGCGTGGACGCCGCGGTGGTCGGCAACGGGGGGCTGTTGCGGTACGGGCCGGGCGTGCTCGCCGAGTACGCCGCCGCCTTCGGGGCGCCGCCGCTGCTGGGCGACGTGGCGCTCGACGGCGCGGCGTTGCCGGGTACGGTCGCCGCGCGGCTCGTCCCGGCCGGCGACCTGACCGTCGGCATCATCGGGATCACCGACTGGTTCACCGCCTACGCCGACTTCGGCCTGACCGAGTTGCCCCGCATCACCGAGGTCTGCCGGCACGCCGCCGAGCTTCGCGAGCAGGGCGCTGATGTGGTGGTGGTCCTCAGCCACGCCGGCATCGACAACGACCGGGCGCTCGCGCAGAAGCTGATCGGCCGGGTCGACCTCATCGTCGGCGGCCACAGCCACACGCTGCTGCCGGACGGCGAGCACCGGGGCAACGCGATCCCGATCGTGCAGGCCGGCAACTTCGCCGAGCATCTCGGCCGGGTTCGGTTGTCGGTGCAGGAGGGTACGGTCTCGGTGGTACGGACGACGGTCGAACCGGTGCCGGCCGACGCGCCGCGCGATCCCGAGGTGCTGGCCGAGCTGGCGGCGTGCGAGCGCGATCTGGCGGATTGGCTCGCCGAACCGGTCGGCATGTTGCGCGACGCCGCCGAGCTGACCGAAGGTGGCGAGTCGGCCATGGTGCTGTTGCTCACCGAGGCGGTGCGGTCGGTCTTCCCGGTCGACGTGGCCGTGCTGTACCCGGTGCACTGCGCGGCGGGAATCGCGGCGGGCGCGGTGACGCGGGGCGACGTGTGGCGCGCGACGAGTTCGCCGGGCAATGCGGCGGTGGCGACGCTCACCGGCGCGCAGCTGCGCGAGATGTTGCGCCGCGGCGCGGCGCCGGAGCAGGCGGCCCGCCGGCCGCGGGCGTTCCGGGGGCGGGCCTTCGGGTACCTGCATGCGGTGGGGTTGACGGTGACGGGTGACCGGATCCTGGTCGGAGCGGAGCCGTTGGACGACGCCCGCAGTTACCGGGTGGCCGGGTCGGACGTGGAGCTCTCGCCGTACGGCGGGTTGGTGGATCTCGTGCCGGCCGACCTGACGCTGGACACCAGCCGGATCATGCCGGAGCTGCTCACCGACCACCTCGTCGCCCGGAGCTGA
- a CDS encoding DUF1772 domain-containing protein: MLVAREVTLGLATLGFGLMAGLFYAFAVAVMPALRGADDRTFVDVMQRINRAILNGWFLLVFVGVLLPVVAAAALHLPAGARPALPWVLAGLLLYLVMFLITGRVNVPLNDRLAAAGDPARLAEPAAVREAFEAVWVRWNLVRAVTATAAFGCLVLALVRSAGAS; the protein is encoded by the coding sequence ATGCTGGTGGCGCGGGAAGTGACGCTGGGGCTGGCCACGCTGGGGTTCGGGCTGATGGCGGGGTTGTTCTACGCGTTCGCGGTGGCGGTGATGCCGGCGCTGCGTGGGGCCGACGACCGGACGTTCGTCGACGTGATGCAGCGGATCAACCGGGCGATCCTGAACGGCTGGTTCCTGCTGGTGTTCGTCGGTGTGCTGCTGCCGGTGGTCGCGGCGGCGGCGCTGCACCTCCCGGCCGGCGCCCGCCCGGCGCTGCCGTGGGTGCTCGCCGGTCTGCTGCTCTACCTGGTGATGTTCCTGATCACCGGCCGGGTGAACGTCCCGCTCAACGACCGGTTGGCCGCCGCCGGCGACCCGGCCCGGCTGGCCGAGCCGGCCGCGGTACGGGAGGCGTTCGAGGCGGTGTGGGTGCGCTGGAACCTGGTTCGCGCGGTGACCGCGACCGCCGCGTTCGGCTGCCTGGTGCTGGCGCTGGTCCGGTCCGCGGGGGCGAGCTGA